The Pseudomonas cucumis sequence GTAATTCAGCAACCAGCCGAAAAACAGGAAGCAGACGATGGTGATCAGAATCGGCACCGGCACCCCGAACAACTGGCCGTTACCGAAGACGAAGAACTGTTCCTGCGAAACGCCCACCGCTTTGCCGTTGGCGAAAATGTAAGCCAGGCCACGCACAATCTGCATGGTCGCCAGCGTAGTGATCAACGCATTGACCCGGAGCTTGGCGATCACGATGCCGTTGATCAGCCCGACAATCAGCCCCATCACCAGCGCCGCACTCACGCCGAGGAACACGCTGTCGGTGTCGCGCATCACCACTGCCGCGACTACGCCGGCGCAGGCAATCACCGAGCCCACCGACAAGTCGAAATGCCCGGACGCCAGGCAATACAACATGGTGCACGCGGCAATCCCGGTAGTGGAAATCGCCAGGCCCAGACCACGCATGTTCAGTGGTGACAGGAAGTTGTCGATCAGCAAGGTGCAGAGCACGAAGATCCCGACAGCCGCCAGCAGCATCACCCAGTCATCGAGAAAGCGCCGCAGGTCCAGAGGTTTGCGCGGGGTTGGCAAAGCGTTGTTTTGGATGGTCATAGTCACCTCTCAGTTCGCCACGTCGGCAGCGCGTTGGCGTGGCAACGCCAGTTGCAGCAGGTTGGATTCATTGGCTTGTTCGCGGGTCAGTTCGCCGCGCATCGCGCCTTCGCAGAGCACCAGGATGCGGTCGGAAATGCCCATGACTTCCATCAGGTCGCTGGACACCACAATCACCGCGATGCCGCTGGCCGCCAGGTTATGGATGATCTGGTAGATCTCGGCTTTTGCCCCAATGTCGATGCCACGAGTGGGCTCGTCGAGCAGCAGGACTTTCATCGGCATCGACAGCCAGCGACCGAGAATCGCCTTCTGCTGATTGCCGCCAGACAGGTACATGATTTTCTGCGCGGCGTTGGGCGTCTTCACCTTCAGCGCCTTGATCTGCTTGTCGGCGTTGCCCTTTTCCCACAGGCCGCGCAACAGGCAGCCGAACGTGGAATGAGCACCGCGTGCGCTGATGTTGATATTCTCGGCAACGCTCGCGAGCGGCAGGATGCCCTCCTTCTTGCGGTCCTCGGGACACAACAGAATCCCAGCCGCAATGGCATCGCGTGGCGAACGCAGTTTCAGTTCACGACCGCGCAGCTCAAGGCGCCCGGCGGTGTTGCGCGTCAGCCCGCTGAGCATCCGGAACAGTTCGGTGCGCCCCGCCCCGACCAGGCCGAACAGCCCGAGAATCTCGCCCTTGTGCACCTCGAAACTCACCGGTTCACGCAAGCCCGGCCCCAGTAATCTGTCGACTTTGAGCGCCACTGCGCCGCGCGGACGGCTGCGGTAATCGTAGATGTCCTGGATGTCGCGACCGACCATGCACGTCACCAACTGGTCATGGGTCAGCGTGCTCATGTCCTCGAAAGTGCGCACGAAGCGACCGTCCTTGAACACCGTCACCGCGTTGCAGATACGGAATACTTCTTCCATGCGATGAGAGACGTAAAGCACCACTTTGCCTTCGTCACGCAGGCGCCCGATGATCGCCATCAAACGATCGATTTCCCGCGCCGACAGGCTGCTGGTGGGTTCGTCGAATGCAATCACATGCGCGCCACGGGACAACGCCTTGGCGATTTCCACCAGTTGCCGCTGGCCGAGGGACAAGCGCCCGACTTTCTCTTGCGGGTCGATTTCATCGGCCAGGCCTTTGAGGCAGGCCAATGCCTGTTGCCGCAAAACGCTGCGATTGATCAGGCCGAAACTCGCCGGCAGATGGCCGAGAAACAGGTTCTCGGCGACGGTCATTTCCGGCACCAGGTGCAACTCCTGATGGATCACCGCGACCCCGCTGCCAATGCTGTCGGCGGTGGACTTGAAAACCCTCTTCTGCTCGCCGATTTGCAGATCGCCGCTGCTCGGCGTGTAAGCACCGCCAAGGATTTTCAGCAGCGTGGACTTACCGGCGCCGTTCTCGCCCATCAAGGCGTGAACCTGCCCCGGATGGGCGACGAAGCTGATGCCGTCCAGCGCCTTCACCCCGGGAAAGGTTTTGCCGATCCCGTTGAAGCGCAGGCTGCCGCCAATGCGCTGTTGATCTGTTTGTACGTGTGCGTGCATAAACCCACCTCATCACACCGGTCAGGCAACCCCGTCGCCAGGGCTGCCGATGAAATCAACCGCGCCTCAGTTCCACAGGCCGATCTTTTCCAGTTCCTGCTTGAAGTTGTCGCGCGTGATCAGCGTCACGTCGTCCATCGCGGTGTATTTAGGCGGTTCTTTGCCGGTGGTGACCCACTCGTACATCATGCTCGCGGTGTTGTAGCCCTCGATGTGCGGGCTCGGCAGCATCGAGCCGAAGAAGCCGCTGTTGGGTTTCTTCAGTTCGCCGATGGCATCGGTGCCGTTGATGCCGATGCCGATCACGTTGGCCGCGGCAAAACCGGCGCTTTCGGTGGCGCGCACGCCGCCCAGCACGGTGTTGTCGTTCATGCCGCCGATGATCAGGTTTTTCGCCGCACCCGGCAGCTTCACCAAGGCCGAGTTGGTGGCGTCCATGCTGCCCGGTACGTCGAGGGTTTTCAGCGCCGAGAAGAGGATGTGGTCTTTCGGCATCCCGGCGTCTTCCAGCGCTTTGACAGAACCGTCAGTGCGTTTCTTACCGGTATCGAGTTCGTTGTAGGTGTTGATCACCGCGTAGGTGTCTTTCCAGTCCCAGCCGCGTTTTTTCGCTTCGGCGGCCATGGCGGCGCCCTGCTTCTGGCCGACTTCGAAGGCGGCCATGCCGAGGTACGGCACGTCCTCCATGAACTTGCCGCCGGCATCGACGAAACGGTCATCGACAGCGATCACTTTCAAACCGTTGAGCTTGGCCTTGGCCATGATTGCCGGGCCGAGGGAGACGTCCGGCGGGCAGATCACGAAGCCCTTGGCGCCGTTAGCCGCCAGGCTGTCGATGGCCGAGAGGGTTTTCTCGCCGTCAGGCACGGCGATCTTGATGACGGTGAAGCCCTTGTCCTTGCCGGCCTTTTCGGCGAAGGCCCATTCGGTCTGGAACCAGGGCTCTTCCGCTTGCTTGACCAGAAAACCGATCTTCACTTCCTCGGCCGCCAGCAATGTACTGCTGAGGCTGACCGCGGTGACCGCCAAAGCGGCACAGCACAGGGAACGGATCCCACGACGACGTTTCATAAGCTGACTCCTTGTTATTTTTTTTTGAGCGTTATTTGAAAGCCAATACAGCAGTCGAAGCATGCAGCCAATAGTCATATCGTATGATGATTGGATTTCAGACGTAGTTTCGCGTCTGAAACCCAAGTTATTCAGTCGTGGTACATGACCGAGCGCCCACCATCGATGGTGATGCATGAAGCGTTAATGAACGGCGCTTCATCGCTGGCCAGGAACACAGCGGTCATCGCCACTTCAATCGGCTGACCGATACGCCGCGGTGGATGCAGGTCGAAGGCCCGTTGACGTTCGGCATGGGGGTCGGCAAAACCGTTCCAGTAATCGACGTTCAGTTGGGTTTCGATGTAGCCCGGCGCGATGGCGTTGACGCGAATGCCTTTGGGCGCATATTCGATGCCCAAGGCGCGGGTCAGCCCGAGCAAGCCATGCTTGGCCACTGGGTACGGGAAGCAGCCGGGAATGATGTGAGTGGAATGGGTCGAGGCGATGTTGATGATGCTGCCGATGCCCTGCTCGATCATTTGCGGCAACACGGCTTTACAGCCATACCAGGCGCCGTCCAGGTCGATGGCGAAGCAGCGATGCCAGTCTTCTTCGGTCATTTCCAGCGGGTCGCGGAACACGTTGACCCCGGCGCAGTTGACCAGCACGTCGATCCGGCCGTGAAGTTCGATGGCCAATCTGGCCATGGCGTGCAGGTCTTGCTGGCGCGACACGTCGGCCTTGACCGCCACGACATCCGCGCCCTGGTCACGCCAATGCGCCGCGACTTTTTCGACTTTCTCGACCTGGATATCACTGATGATCAGCTTGGCCTGCTGAGAGGCGAAGGTTGCGACAATCGCCTCGCCGATACCCTGAGCAGCACCGGTCAGCAGCACGACTTTATTTTTCAGCCGCTCACCCTTGGGCGGTTCGGGCACCGGAGGCAAGGAAAGAGGTTCAGCCATGGATCAACACTCCTGTTCGAAGGCACGACGAAAACCGGGCATCTGTCGATGTCCGGTCAAAAAGCTGTTGGGAATAGGCAGGCAGGCGCGAAAACGCCCGGGCGCCGAGGCGGCCTGAAGCACTGACTCCGCAAGGGAGTGCGGTGGAATATCGCTGCATCACTTCACCTGTTTTGTTTTTTTTAAGTGTGAGTGCGTGTAACTGATGGGGGCCGACTATAAACCCGACCACTAAATAATCTCAATATATAATTTTACATCCCATATTTTGGGATTTACCCAGCAAATCTCTGACAGGTTTTTCCGGGCACATCCACTCGAATCGATAACAGCGCGCCGTCCAACGGATGATTGAGCGGGCTTGCGGCGCTGGTGATGTACAGGGTTTTGAGGTCTTCACCACCGAACACGCAACTGGTGGGACGGCTGACCGGCAGTTCGATTACCCGATCAACATAACCGTCCGGGTTCAGTCTAAGCAGACAACTGCCATCCCAGCGGGCGTTCCATATATAGCCTTCGGCATCCATCGCCGAGCCGTCGGGGCCACCACGTTCGTGGGGGCCGAACCAGACATAGGCGGTGTCCAGGTTGCCGTCGGCATGGATGAAATGCCGATAAAGCGTTTTGTCGAGGCTGTCGGCGAAATACAGGGTCGTGCCGTCATCGCTCCACAGCAACGTGTTAGGAATACCTATTCCTCGAAGCAGCGGCGTGACCCTAGCATCGCGGTCGATGCGAAACAGGCCACCCGAGCGGCGCACGACGGGCAAATCTTCGCCCTGCTCACCGATGTTGTTTTGCATGGTGCCCAGCCAGAGCCGGCCTTGGGCATCACAGCGGGCTTCGTTGGGGCGATTGCCGGGTTGCGGATCGGCGACGCAGAACAAGGTCAGCCGAGGTTCCAGGCCTGGAGAATCCAGATCCAATCGATAAACCCCACTGCTCAATGTCACCAGGGCATCACCGCTTTCGCAGGGAATGAACGCGGACACGGGCTCCGGCATCTGCCAGATGTCCACATTGGCGCCGATCAGCCGGAGCGCTTGTTTACCGGCGATATCTACCCAATACAGCGCCTGGGTCGGAGCATCCCAGAACGGGCCTTCGCCGAGTTGCGCACGGTGTCCGGTAACCGCAGTCCACGTCATGAAACCTCCTGTCTTTTTGCTTTTATGTGGGAGCGGGCTCGCTCGCGAAGAGGCCGTGACATTCACCATCTCTGTCGCCTGGCACATCGCCTTCGCGAGCAAGTCCGCTCCCACAGAGTTCGTCTGATTAGCTGGCCTTCTTGTCGGCCATGACTTGGGGGTAGAAGCGTTTGATCGCCAGGTCCGCGTTATCGATCAGGGTCATGCACGCCCAAACACCCCGTGCGGCATCCCGGGCGGCGATGGCGTCGGCCATGTCTTTGTGGATGGGCAAGGTTCGGCGCAGTTCGTCCGGGTCGGCGGCAGACACTTCGAAAGACACTGCCAGCAACGCGCCGAGGGCCGGGACCATTTGTTCGATGAACTGATTGTGGCTGGCGGCGAGAATGCACTCGTGAAAGAACTGGTCGGCGCGGTTGTAATCGATGCCGCTGTCCACTGCCCGTTCCAGCGCGTTGTAGGCCTGGAGTATGGCTTGCACCTGTTCCACCGTCGCCCGCTCGCAGGCCCAGCGCACCGCCATGGGTTCGATGGTGCGGCGCAGGTCGAGCAAGTCGTCGACGAAGTTTTCCGGCAAGCCGCTGCGCGACAGCCAGCCGACGACTTGTGGATCGAAGAGGTTCCAGCGCCGTACCGGCAATACGCGTGTGCCGACCTTCGGCCCGACTTCGAGCATGCCTTTGGCGACCAGGGTTTTGATGGCTTCGCGGATGACCGTACGGCTGACACCGAGTTGCTCGCCCAGATCAGCTTCGACCTTGATGGTTTCGCCGGGTTTGACCTGGCCGGCAGCAATCCAGCACCCCAGCCAGTCGACCGTCGACGCATGAAAACTGCTGGACATGGGCACCTCGTCGACCGGTGATCAAAAACAAACGACACAAAGTGTGTTCGCGATGGGTGTCCACGCTAATCATCATATGATTGGGTGTCAATTGGATTTTCAGCTGCCCTGCCAACATGAACATGGCTGTTCGTCCGAATCCTGCCCGAAGCGCTTTGATCCCATCCACTTTGTAAACTACGGTTAGCCGCAGCAGATCAAGCCGTCAGCGATCTGTCCCCCTTCAAATCCGCTATTGATAGGTATGAACATGGACATGGATGCGTCTACGAAATACCCCATTGTGTTGGTTCACGGTCTTTTCGGCTTCGATAAAATCGCCGGTTATCCTTACTTCTTTGAAATCGAAGAAGCCTTGGAACGCGCTGGCGCTCAGGTGTTTGCCGTCAACATTCCAGCCGTCAACGGGAATGAGGAACGCGGAGAAAAACTGCTCGAACACGTCAACCGCATTTTGCTGGAAACGGGAGCGGACAAGGTCAATCTGATCGGCCATAGCCAAGGCCCCTTGGCCGCACGCTACGTAGCAGCCCTGCACCCGGACAAGGTTGCGTCGGTCACCTCGGTCAGTTGCCCCAATCATGGCTCCGAGATTGCCGACCAATTGCATAAGGCGCTGACGCCCGGAGAGTTGCCCGAAGCCTTCGTACTGGCCCTGCTGGGCGCCGTTGGCACCTTCATCTCATTGATCAGCGGTCACCCGGAAAACCCGATTGACGCTGAATCGGCTTTCGAATCGCTGACCAGCGCGGGATTGGCTGCCTTCAATCGCAAGTACCCGCAAGGGCTGCCAAAGGTTTGGGGCGGGGAAGGCAACGAAGTTGAAAACGGCGTGTATTACTATTCCTGGAGCGGGATCGTGCAGAACTTCCAAAGTCTGCAACCACTCGACCCGAGCCATTTGAACACTGTCGTGCTGTCGAAGTTATTTTATAAAGAGAAGCGCGCCAATGATGGGCTGGTCGGCCGCTACAGCTCGCATCTGGGCAAAGTGATTCGTTCGGATTACCCGATGGACCATTTTGACGCCGTCAATCAGATGGCCGGGATCAACAGTTGGAACGTGAGCCCGGTCAGGCTCTACCTGGAACATGCTGAGCGACTCAAGAGCAAAGGTTTGTAAGCCAAAAAAAACGGCCCATTGAAATAACGGGCCGTTTTTTTGTACAGCACAGAAGCACAGCGCGTTACGGCTCAAGTCCGATAGGGAAGAATTCGCCACCGCTCCACACGCCTAGCCAACGCTGCCCGTCGATTTCACGACTCACCGCCAGCTCCACCAATTGGTAGAACACATTGCGGTGAATCAGTGCTTCAAGGTTGGTGCGCACATGCACGTATGGCGCGGGCTCTTGAGTAACCGGATCAATCACCACGCGCATAGGGTGCTCGGCGCCGGCATCGGCGGTTTCATCGACGTTGGTGGTAA is a genomic window containing:
- a CDS encoding SDR family oxidoreductase, giving the protein MAEPLSLPPVPEPPKGERLKNKVVLLTGAAQGIGEAIVATFASQQAKLIISDIQVEKVEKVAAHWRDQGADVVAVKADVSRQQDLHAMARLAIELHGRIDVLVNCAGVNVFRDPLEMTEEDWHRCFAIDLDGAWYGCKAVLPQMIEQGIGSIINIASTHSTHIIPGCFPYPVAKHGLLGLTRALGIEYAPKGIRVNAIAPGYIETQLNVDYWNGFADPHAERQRAFDLHPPRRIGQPIEVAMTAVFLASDEAPFINASCITIDGGRSVMYHD
- the araG gene encoding L-arabinose ABC transporter ATP-binding protein AraG, whose protein sequence is MHAHVQTDQQRIGGSLRFNGIGKTFPGVKALDGISFVAHPGQVHALMGENGAGKSTLLKILGGAYTPSSGDLQIGEQKRVFKSTADSIGSGVAVIHQELHLVPEMTVAENLFLGHLPASFGLINRSVLRQQALACLKGLADEIDPQEKVGRLSLGQRQLVEIAKALSRGAHVIAFDEPTSSLSAREIDRLMAIIGRLRDEGKVVLYVSHRMEEVFRICNAVTVFKDGRFVRTFEDMSTLTHDQLVTCMVGRDIQDIYDYRSRPRGAVALKVDRLLGPGLREPVSFEVHKGEILGLFGLVGAGRTELFRMLSGLTRNTAGRLELRGRELKLRSPRDAIAAGILLCPEDRKKEGILPLASVAENINISARGAHSTFGCLLRGLWEKGNADKQIKALKVKTPNAAQKIMYLSGGNQQKAILGRWLSMPMKVLLLDEPTRGIDIGAKAEIYQIIHNLAASGIAVIVVSSDLMEVMGISDRILVLCEGAMRGELTREQANESNLLQLALPRQRAADVAN
- a CDS encoding SMP-30/gluconolactonase/LRE family protein, whose protein sequence is MTWTAVTGHRAQLGEGPFWDAPTQALYWVDIAGKQALRLIGANVDIWQMPEPVSAFIPCESGDALVTLSSGVYRLDLDSPGLEPRLTLFCVADPQPGNRPNEARCDAQGRLWLGTMQNNIGEQGEDLPVVRRSGGLFRIDRDARVTPLLRGIGIPNTLLWSDDGTTLYFADSLDKTLYRHFIHADGNLDTAYVWFGPHERGGPDGSAMDAEGYIWNARWDGSCLLRLNPDGYVDRVIELPVSRPTSCVFGGEDLKTLYITSAASPLNHPLDGALLSIRVDVPGKTCQRFAG
- a CDS encoding FadR/GntR family transcriptional regulator gives rise to the protein MSSSFHASTVDWLGCWIAAGQVKPGETIKVEADLGEQLGVSRTVIREAIKTLVAKGMLEVGPKVGTRVLPVRRWNLFDPQVVGWLSRSGLPENFVDDLLDLRRTIEPMAVRWACERATVEQVQAILQAYNALERAVDSGIDYNRADQFFHECILAASHNQFIEQMVPALGALLAVSFEVSAADPDELRRTLPIHKDMADAIAARDAARGVWACMTLIDNADLAIKRFYPQVMADKKAS
- a CDS encoding esterase/lipase family protein, producing MDMDASTKYPIVLVHGLFGFDKIAGYPYFFEIEEALERAGAQVFAVNIPAVNGNEERGEKLLEHVNRILLETGADKVNLIGHSQGPLAARYVAALHPDKVASVTSVSCPNHGSEIADQLHKALTPGELPEAFVLALLGAVGTFISLISGHPENPIDAESAFESLTSAGLAAFNRKYPQGLPKVWGGEGNEVENGVYYYSWSGIVQNFQSLQPLDPSHLNTVVLSKLFYKEKRANDGLVGRYSSHLGKVIRSDYPMDHFDAVNQMAGINSWNVSPVRLYLEHAERLKSKGL
- a CDS encoding substrate-binding domain-containing protein; amino-acid sequence: MKRRRGIRSLCCAALAVTAVSLSSTLLAAEEVKIGFLVKQAEEPWFQTEWAFAEKAGKDKGFTVIKIAVPDGEKTLSAIDSLAANGAKGFVICPPDVSLGPAIMAKAKLNGLKVIAVDDRFVDAGGKFMEDVPYLGMAAFEVGQKQGAAMAAEAKKRGWDWKDTYAVINTYNELDTGKKRTDGSVKALEDAGMPKDHILFSALKTLDVPGSMDATNSALVKLPGAAKNLIIGGMNDNTVLGGVRATESAGFAAANVIGIGINGTDAIGELKKPNSGFFGSMLPSPHIEGYNTASMMYEWVTTGKEPPKYTAMDDVTLITRDNFKQELEKIGLWN
- the araH gene encoding L-arabinose ABC transporter permease AraH, producing MTIQNNALPTPRKPLDLRRFLDDWVMLLAAVGIFVLCTLLIDNFLSPLNMRGLGLAISTTGIAACTMLYCLASGHFDLSVGSVIACAGVVAAVVMRDTDSVFLGVSAALVMGLIVGLINGIVIAKLRVNALITTLATMQIVRGLAYIFANGKAVGVSQEQFFVFGNGQLFGVPVPILITIVCFLFFGWLLNYTTYGRNTMAIGGNQEAALLAGVNVDRTKIIIFAVHGVIGALAGVILASRMTSGQPMIGQGFELTVISACVLGGVSLSGGIGMIRHVIAGVLILAIIENAMNLKNIDTFYQYVIRGSILLLAVVIDRLKQR